One genomic segment of Sminthopsis crassicaudata isolate SCR6 chromosome 4, ASM4859323v1, whole genome shotgun sequence includes these proteins:
- the NGF gene encoding beta-nerve growth factor → MSMLFYALITAFLIGIQATPQTQDNGTAGHSIPQPQRTKPPHDPDTAQRTSRGPPAVDSRGAGQTLNVSVDPKLFRKRRLRSPRVLFSTQPPPVIADAQDADFADDAAPLNRTHRGKRSAHPVFHRGEFSVCDSVSVWVGDKNTATDIKGKEVTVLAEVNINNNVFKQYFFETKCRDPKPVASGCRGIDSKHWNSYCTTTHTFVKALTMEGKQAAWRFIRIDTACVCVLSRKTGRP, encoded by the coding sequence ATGTCCATGTTGTTCTACGCTCTGATCACAGCTTTTTTGATCGGCATACAGGCAACACCGCAGACACAAGACAATGGTACAGCAGGGCACTCCATCCCCCAACCCCAGCGGACTAAGCCCCCACACGACCCTGACACAGCTCAGCGCACCAGCCGCGGCCCCCCGGCCGTAGACAGCAGGGGAGCCGGGCAGACTCTCAACGTCTCCGTGGACCCCAAGCTTTTCAGAAAGAGGCGGCTGCGCTCCCCGCGGGTGCTGTTCAGCACTCAGCCCCCGCCCGTCATCGCGGATGCTCAGGACGCGGACTTTGCCGATGACGCGGCCCCCCTCAACCGGACTCACAGGGGCAAGAGGTCGGCGCACCCCGTGTTCCACCGGGGCGAGTTCTCGGTGTGCGACAGCGTCAGCGTGTGGGTCGGGGACAAGAACACCGCCACCGACATCAAGGGCAAGGAGGTGACGGTGCTCGCGGAGGTCAACATCAACAACAACGTCTTCAAACAGTATTTTTTCGAGACAAAGTGCAGGGACCCCAAGCCCGTGGCCAGCGGGTGCCGAGGCATCGACTCCAAGCACTGGAACTCCTACTGTACCACCACGCACACCTTCGTCAAGGCCCTGACCATGGAGGGCAAGCAGGCGGCCTGGCGCTTCATCCGGATCGACACggcctgtgtgtgtgtgctcaGCAGGAAGACCGGGAGACCCTGA